In Porites lutea chromosome 7, jaPorLute2.1, whole genome shotgun sequence, a single window of DNA contains:
- the LOC140944036 gene encoding N(G),N(G)-dimethylarginine dimethylaminohydrolase 1-like → MNMTGKDLSKFRYDKAIVCGIPSSLPAAAQRQSGCLEPVNLSKALNQHANYVRALKNMGLKVIELTADEQYPDCVFVEDAAVVCGDIALVCRLGHPTRRGESARMKTVLQELGLSVEEMEHPATLDGGDVLFTGKEFLVGLSERTNQQGVHILAKTFGDYPVTAISVSNHLHLKSLMSMAGPDTVLVGGSSEADDVWNEVEKKAKFKYEKLTVPEDKAANCLFVNGTLFHLTSAEIPRSYEVFKQLPDPKIEVENSELHKVDGGLTCLSILI, encoded by the coding sequence ATGAACATGACTGGTAAAGATTTGTCAAAATTTCGATATGACAAGGCCATAGTCTGTGGGATACCTTCATCGCTGCCTGCTGCTGCACAAAGACAGAGTGGTTGCCTGGAGCCGGTTAACTTGAGCAAAGCATTAAACCAACATGCTAACTACGTTCGAGCTTTGAAAAATATGGGATTGAAAGTCATAGAGCTTACAGCGGACGAACAGTACCCAGACTGTGTATTTGTTGAAGATGCTGCAGTGGTGTGTGGTGACATTGCTTTAGTTTGTAGGTTGGGTCACCCAACCAGACGTGGCGAGTCCGCCAGGATGAAAACTGTGCTACAGGAGCTTGGTTTGAGTGTGGAAGAAATGGAACACCCTGCTACTCTAGATGGAGGGGACGTCCTCTTTACAGGTAAAGAATTCTTAGTGGGATTATCTGAGAGAACGAATCAGCAAGGAGTACACATCTTAGCGAAAACGTTCGGTGACTATCCTGTGACAGCCATTTCAGTTTCGAATCACCTGCATCTCAAATCCTTGATGTCGATGGCTGGACCTGACACTGTCTTGGTTGGAGGAAGTAGTGAAGCAGACGACGTTTGGAATGAAGTTGAGAAAAAAGCGAAGTTCAAGTATGAAAAGCTTACTGTTCCTGAGGATAAAGCCGCGAATTGTCTGTTTGTTAATGGAACGCTGTTCCATTTGACCTCAGCAGAAATTCCAAGAAGTTATGAAGTATTCAAGCAACTTCCCGATCCAAAGATTGAGGTGGAAAATTCTGAACTGCATAAAGTTGACGGCGGTTTAACTTGTTTGTCTATACTGATCTGA